From the genome of Mycobacterium sp. 050128, one region includes:
- a CDS encoding MBL fold metallo-hydrolase: MTIVDDNYTGHVDPGNAARRTLPGVTIVKASVGPMDNNAYLVTCSATGETLLIDAANDADVLIDLVQRYAPKVSLIVTSHQHFDHWQALEAVAAATGAPTASHEIDAEPLPVKPDRFLANGDTVHIGNLTFHVIHLRGHTPGSVALALDGPATGGVTQLFTGDCLFPGGVGKTWQEGDFTQLLDDVTSRVFEVYDDSTVIYPGHGDDTVLGAERPHLSEWRERGW, from the coding sequence ATGACGATCGTGGACGATAACTACACCGGACACGTCGACCCTGGTAACGCCGCCCGTCGCACCCTGCCCGGGGTCACCATCGTCAAGGCGTCGGTGGGCCCGATGGATAACAACGCCTACTTGGTGACATGTTCGGCGACCGGGGAAACGCTTCTGATCGACGCCGCCAACGACGCTGACGTCCTGATCGACCTGGTCCAACGGTACGCCCCGAAGGTGTCGCTGATCGTGACCAGCCATCAGCACTTCGATCACTGGCAGGCGCTGGAGGCCGTCGCCGCCGCCACCGGCGCGCCGACCGCCTCGCACGAGATCGACGCCGAACCGCTGCCCGTCAAACCGGATCGGTTTCTTGCCAACGGCGACACCGTGCACATCGGCAATTTGACGTTCCACGTGATCCACTTGCGCGGGCACACTCCGGGGTCGGTCGCGCTGGCCCTCGACGGTCCGGCGACGGGCGGCGTCACGCAGTTGTTTACCGGCGACTGCCTCTTTCCCGGCGGAGTGGGCAAGACCTGGCAGGAGGGCGACTTCACCCAGCTGCTCGACGACGTCACCAGCCGGGTGTTCGAGGTGTATGACGACTCCACCGTCATCTATCCCGGCCACGGCGACGACACGGTGCTGGGCGCCGAGCGCCCCCATCTGAGCGAATGGCGCGAGCGAGGCTGGTAA
- a CDS encoding NYN domain-containing protein, which yields MTESVTPRVAVYLDFDNIVISRYDQVHGRNSFQKDKAKGLETDRLQSATVDVGAIIDFASSFGTLVLTRAYADWSADVNAAYHGQLVGRAVDLVQLFPAAAYGKNGADIRLAVDAVEDMFRLPDLTHVVIVGGDSDYIALAQRCKRLGRYVVGIGVAGASSRSLAAACDEFVTYDALPGIPTAAVKSIDDKKRGRRQDTPESDDEPPLADAQTAATGLLERALRISQEKDDTEWLHNSAVKAQMKRMDPSFSEKALGFKSFSDFLRSRSQLVDLDETSTTRLVRLRSETVT from the coding sequence ATGACCGAATCTGTCACCCCCCGTGTCGCGGTCTACCTCGACTTCGACAACATCGTGATCTCCCGGTACGACCAGGTGCACGGGCGCAACTCATTCCAGAAGGACAAGGCCAAGGGACTCGAGACGGACCGGCTGCAGTCGGCGACCGTCGACGTCGGCGCCATCATCGACTTCGCGTCGTCGTTCGGGACACTCGTGCTCACCCGCGCCTACGCAGACTGGTCCGCGGACGTCAACGCCGCCTACCACGGTCAGCTGGTGGGCCGGGCGGTCGATCTCGTTCAACTCTTCCCGGCCGCCGCCTACGGCAAGAACGGCGCCGACATCCGGCTAGCCGTCGACGCGGTCGAGGATATGTTCCGATTACCCGATCTGACCCACGTGGTGATCGTCGGCGGCGATTCGGATTACATCGCATTGGCGCAACGGTGCAAGCGCCTCGGCCGGTACGTCGTCGGCATCGGTGTGGCCGGTGCCAGCAGCCGATCCCTGGCCGCGGCCTGCGACGAGTTCGTTACTTACGATGCACTGCCCGGAATACCCACTGCAGCAGTGAAATCCATCGATGACAAGAAACGCGGCCGACGGCAGGACACGCCCGAGTCCGACGACGAGCCGCCGCTGGCCGATGCCCAGACCGCGGCCACCGGTTTGCTCGAACGCGCGCTGCGCATAAGCCAGGAGAAGGACGACACCGAGTGGCTCCACAATTCCGCAGTCAAGGCCCAGATGAAGCGAATGGACCCGTCGTTCAGCGAGAAGGCGTTGGGCTTTAAATCGTTCAGCGACTTCCTGCGGTCTCGCTCGCAGCTCGTCGATCTCGATGAGACCAGCACCACTCGTTTGGTCCGGTTGCGCAGCGAAACGGTCACTTAG
- a CDS encoding fatty acid desaturase family protein: MAITDVPEYAHLNDADLEAFGAALDEIRCDIEASRGAADCAYIKRAITFHRSLEVAARLVVGCSKGKFGWAAGTAALAAAKCIENMELGHNISHGQWDWMNDPEIHSTTWEWDMAGLTSQWQNSHNYKHHVFANVVGVDDDLGFGVLRVTRDEKWQPSAMMQPLRAALLALFFEWGVALHCLYSVQERETTNAGKATHKAALLRKIARQVGKDYVVFPALSRRRWWRTLGANVVANLLRNVWAFVVIVCGHFTDGAEKFVPSVLEGETKPEWYLRQMLGTANFRAGTVMAFMSGNLCYQIEHHVFPDLPSNRYPEISERVRELCVAYDLPYTTGPLYRQFLLTARTICKLALPDGFLTATSDDAPETASENRFRNMPPRPRVAGVGRRGLATAILALRTK; encoded by the coding sequence ATGGCTATCACTGACGTCCCGGAATATGCCCATCTAAACGACGCAGATCTCGAGGCGTTCGGGGCCGCGCTGGACGAGATCCGCTGCGACATCGAGGCCTCACGCGGTGCCGCAGATTGTGCATATATCAAGCGCGCCATCACTTTTCACCGATCTCTCGAAGTCGCTGCGAGACTGGTCGTCGGATGCAGCAAGGGCAAGTTCGGCTGGGCGGCCGGAACCGCCGCCCTGGCCGCAGCAAAGTGCATCGAGAACATGGAACTGGGCCACAACATCAGCCACGGTCAATGGGATTGGATGAATGACCCGGAAATCCATTCCACCACCTGGGAATGGGACATGGCCGGCCTGACATCCCAATGGCAGAACTCCCATAACTACAAGCACCACGTCTTTGCCAACGTTGTCGGTGTAGACGACGATCTCGGTTTTGGAGTCCTTCGAGTGACTCGAGACGAGAAGTGGCAGCCCAGCGCCATGATGCAGCCGTTGCGCGCGGCGCTGCTGGCGCTGTTTTTCGAATGGGGCGTCGCGTTGCACTGCTTGTATTCGGTGCAGGAGCGCGAGACGACGAACGCTGGTAAAGCCACGCATAAGGCGGCGCTTCTCCGCAAGATCGCTCGGCAGGTCGGCAAGGACTACGTGGTGTTTCCCGCGCTGAGTCGCCGGCGGTGGTGGCGCACTTTGGGGGCCAATGTGGTTGCCAACCTACTGCGCAATGTGTGGGCCTTCGTGGTGATCGTCTGCGGTCACTTCACCGACGGAGCGGAGAAGTTCGTCCCGTCGGTGCTGGAGGGCGAGACGAAGCCCGAATGGTATCTGCGACAAATGCTGGGTACCGCGAACTTCCGGGCCGGAACGGTGATGGCGTTCATGAGCGGAAACCTCTGCTATCAAATCGAACATCACGTGTTCCCTGATCTACCGAGCAATCGGTACCCCGAAATCTCCGAGCGGGTCCGCGAGTTGTGCGTCGCCTACGACCTGCCGTACACGACCGGCCCGTTGTATCGCCAGTTCCTACTCACCGCCCGCACAATTTGCAAACTCGCGCTGCCGGACGGCTTTCTGACCGCTACCTCCGATGACGCGCCAGAAACCGCGTCCGAGAACAGGTTTCGGAACATGCCACCACGACCGCGCGTTGCGGGTGTGGGGCGACGCGGACTGGCGACGGCAATCCTGGCGCTTCGGACTAAGTGA
- a CDS encoding PPE family protein, whose protein sequence is MDYAALPPEVNSGRMYAGAGSVPMWSAAAAWDGLGAELTSAAAGYRSVVSGLTREAWIGPAAMSMRAAAIVFASWLNTTAEQVKVAARQARAAAMTYETAFAATVPPALIAENRALLLALIASNLFGQNTPAISATETQYSEMWAQDATTMYTYASGSAAASRFAPFTDPPQTTDPSGAGAQDAAVSKASTSAAASPKALTQVLQTVPDVLDTLAGQPGDPSLSDILNVTASSTYIASGVLFILGPLFTGPINAALPPTILGAAAPALSAAGAAAGLIGDTTPAVSGVGTATSGGVLAGMARSLPVGGLSVPPAWAGAAPVLASAVRALPEAALAGLPEAAIDGLGPGAGALLPGSLMAAAAGGGGAAGGGFAATRAGAASQRGATPPADRGTPARYGGSPAVIPQVARATGPHEGAYRPATLTDQRAPATEGMVGETLRDEINELRKQISDLALERDVLMRSLALWARGSAE, encoded by the coding sequence ATGGATTATGCAGCGTTACCGCCGGAGGTCAATTCCGGCCGGATGTACGCCGGGGCCGGGTCCGTGCCGATGTGGTCGGCCGCGGCGGCCTGGGACGGGCTGGGCGCGGAACTGACCTCCGCGGCGGCCGGGTACCGGTCGGTGGTGTCCGGGCTGACACGCGAAGCATGGATCGGACCGGCGGCGATGTCGATGCGGGCCGCTGCCATCGTCTTCGCGTCGTGGCTGAACACCACCGCCGAGCAGGTCAAGGTGGCCGCCCGACAAGCCAGGGCCGCGGCGATGACGTACGAGACCGCCTTTGCCGCGACGGTGCCGCCGGCCTTGATCGCCGAGAACCGCGCGCTGCTGCTGGCGTTAATCGCGTCGAACCTGTTCGGCCAGAACACCCCGGCGATCTCGGCCACGGAGACGCAGTACAGCGAGATGTGGGCCCAGGATGCGACGACGATGTACACCTACGCCAGCGGGTCGGCGGCCGCTTCGAGGTTCGCGCCGTTCACCGATCCGCCGCAGACCACCGATCCCTCCGGGGCCGGTGCGCAGGACGCCGCGGTGAGCAAGGCCAGCACGTCGGCCGCGGCCAGCCCCAAAGCCCTGACGCAAGTGCTTCAGACGGTGCCGGATGTGCTGGACACGCTGGCGGGGCAGCCGGGCGATCCGAGCCTGTCGGACATCCTGAATGTCACCGCGAGCAGCACCTACATCGCCAGTGGGGTGTTGTTCATTCTCGGCCCGTTGTTCACCGGCCCGATCAATGCGGCGCTGCCGCCCACGATCTTGGGTGCTGCCGCCCCCGCCCTGAGTGCGGCGGGTGCGGCGGCGGGCCTGATCGGCGACACCACCCCGGCCGTGTCGGGCGTGGGCACCGCAACGTCGGGTGGCGTGCTGGCGGGTATGGCGCGGTCGCTTCCGGTGGGTGGGCTGTCGGTCCCGCCGGCCTGGGCCGGCGCGGCGCCGGTGCTCGCCAGCGCGGTGCGCGCATTGCCGGAAGCCGCCCTGGCCGGTCTGCCGGAAGCCGCGATAGACGGGCTGGGCCCCGGCGCCGGCGCATTGCTGCCGGGCAGCCTGATGGCCGCGGCGGCGGGCGGCGGCGGCGCGGCGGGCGGCGGTTTCGCGGCCACACGCGCCGGCGCCGCGTCCCAGCGCGGTGCGACTCCGCCGGCCGATCGCGGGACGCCGGCCCGTTACGGCGGCTCTCCCGCGGTGATTCCGCAGGTGGCCCGGGCGACGGGCCCACACGAGGGGGCGTATCGCCCGGCGACGTTGACCGATCAGCGGGCGCCGGCCACCGAGGGCATGGTGGGCGAGACGCTGCGCGACGAGATCAACGAGCTGCGCAAACAGATCTCGGACTTGGCGCTGGAGCGCGATGTGCTGATGCGGTCCCTGGCCTTGTGGGCCAGGGGATCCGCGGAGTAG
- a CDS encoding glycosyltransferase family 39 protein codes for MATSALEQRSPDATAESGPGPARGRLLDPWAIAVLAAVISGAWACRPSLWFDEGATISAAASRTLPELWRLLGHVDAVHGLYYLVMHGWFAIFPPTEFWSRVPSALAIGVATAGVVVFTRQFTPGRGTAVCAGVVFAILPRTTWAGIEARPYAMSVAAAIWLTVLLVTAVRRNRRRLWVGYAVALMASILLSLNLVLLVGVYAVMVALLAPKGSRKSPVIWWAASTAVALGVMTPFILFAHGQAFQVNWLFPVSWHYAFDITQRQYFDHSVPFAVLSGVIMVAAIVARRFGAPGPAGDMRRLLTICVGWILLPTTAVVVYSAIGEPMYFPRYLILTTPAMAVLLAVCIITVARRRWAIVGVVLLFAVAAVPDYLFVQRWPYAKEGWDYSQVADLISSHAAPGDCLLADNTVPWRPGPIRALLATRPAAFRSLIDVERGVYGPKVGSLWDGHVAVWLTTAKINKCTTLWTITNYDNSFPDHQSGQSLPPGAFGRTPAYKFPSYLGFHIVERWQFHYSQVVKSTR; via the coding sequence ATGGCTACGTCCGCCCTCGAGCAGCGCTCCCCGGATGCCACCGCCGAGTCCGGGCCCGGGCCCGCGCGTGGCAGGTTGCTCGACCCGTGGGCGATCGCGGTTCTGGCTGCCGTCATCAGCGGCGCCTGGGCCTGTCGGCCTTCGCTGTGGTTCGACGAGGGAGCCACGATCTCGGCCGCGGCGAGCCGAACTTTGCCCGAACTGTGGCGGCTGCTGGGCCATGTCGATGCCGTGCACGGCCTGTACTACCTGGTGATGCACGGGTGGTTCGCCATCTTTCCGCCGACCGAGTTCTGGTCGCGGGTTCCCAGCGCGCTCGCGATCGGGGTCGCTACCGCCGGTGTCGTCGTGTTCACCAGGCAATTCACCCCAGGACGCGGCACCGCGGTGTGCGCGGGCGTCGTCTTCGCCATCCTGCCGCGCACCACCTGGGCGGGCATCGAGGCACGCCCGTATGCGATGTCGGTGGCCGCGGCGATCTGGCTGACGGTTCTGCTGGTCACCGCGGTGCGGCGCAATCGGCGCCGCCTGTGGGTGGGTTATGCCGTGGCGCTGATGGCGTCGATCCTGTTGAGCCTCAACCTGGTGTTGCTGGTCGGCGTCTACGCGGTGATGGTCGCGCTGCTGGCGCCCAAGGGATCCCGCAAGTCGCCGGTCATCTGGTGGGCGGCCAGCACGGCCGTCGCGCTGGGCGTGATGACGCCGTTCATCCTGTTCGCGCACGGTCAGGCATTTCAGGTCAACTGGCTTTTCCCGGTCAGCTGGCACTACGCGTTCGACATCACCCAACGGCAGTATTTCGACCACAGCGTTCCGTTCGCGGTGCTCAGCGGGGTGATCATGGTGGCCGCGATCGTCGCCCGGCGGTTCGGCGCGCCCGGCCCGGCGGGCGACATGCGCCGCCTGCTGACCATCTGCGTGGGGTGGATCCTGTTGCCCACCACCGCGGTCGTGGTCTATTCGGCGATCGGCGAGCCGATGTACTTTCCCCGCTATCTGATCCTGACCACGCCCGCGATGGCCGTGCTGCTGGCCGTCTGCATTATCACGGTGGCACGACGGCGGTGGGCCATCGTCGGTGTCGTGCTGCTGTTCGCGGTCGCTGCGGTGCCCGACTACCTGTTCGTCCAGCGCTGGCCGTACGCCAAGGAAGGCTGGGACTACAGCCAGGTTGCCGACCTGATCAGCTCACATGCCGCTCCCGGCGACTGCCTGCTGGCGGATAACACCGTGCCGTGGCGGCCCGGCCCGATCCGCGCGCTGCTGGCCACCCGGCCCGCGGCGTTTCGGTCGCTGATCGACGTCGAGCGCGGGGTGTACGGGCCCAAGGTCGGTTCGCTGTGGGACGGTCACGTCGCGGTGTGGCTGACGACGGCCAAGATCAACAAGTGCACCACGTTGTGGACCATCACCAACTACGACAACTCGTTTCCCGATCATCAGTCCGGTCAGTCGTTGCCGCCGGGCGCATTCGGCCGCACGCCGGCGTATAAATTCCCCAGCTACCTCGGCTTCCACATCGTCGAGCGCTGGCAATTCCACTACTCTCAGGTCGTCAAATCCACCCGGTGA
- a CDS encoding MFS transporter, whose protein sequence is MTVTKDEAGSWRELLGEHLGMSTVLAAGVLLYSTNEFLTVSMLPSIIADIGGARLFSWATTLYLIGSVVSASAVHPVLQRIGARRAYLVGLSVFALASVVNALAPSMAVLVAGRALRGVSGGLLAGLGYALINTALPRSLWTRGSALVSAMWGVSTLIGPVAGGIFAQLGLWRWGHTATGIGAVLVVVLVRRVIQPGHIVHNPVTPARKVPIWSLLLMSSAALTVSIAALPHHLVQNLGLLLAAVLLVVVFVIVDGRTSVAVLPRSVFGPGPVKWLFIVMSVEMAAAMANIYVPLFGQKLADLSPVESGFLGAALATGWTGSEIVSASLTDRRVIRRLVVAGPLVMAAGLALAAVTQRAYAPLGFVALWALALLITGAGIGIAWPHLVVRAMDSDDPEQSSAAAAAINTVQLVSAAFGGGLAGVVVNLAEADDATAARALYLVFAVLAASGVVASYRAARDER, encoded by the coding sequence GTGACCGTCACCAAGGATGAGGCCGGAAGTTGGCGCGAGCTGCTCGGCGAGCACCTGGGGATGTCCACTGTCCTTGCAGCCGGCGTTCTGCTCTACTCCACCAACGAATTCCTCACCGTCAGCATGCTTCCGAGCATCATCGCCGACATCGGCGGAGCCCGGCTGTTTTCCTGGGCGACGACGCTGTATCTGATCGGTTCCGTCGTCTCCGCCTCGGCGGTCCACCCGGTACTGCAGCGCATCGGGGCCCGACGGGCGTACCTGGTCGGGCTCAGTGTGTTTGCCCTCGCCAGCGTGGTGAATGCACTGGCGCCGAGCATGGCGGTTCTTGTCGCCGGGCGCGCGTTGCGAGGTGTGTCCGGCGGACTGTTGGCCGGTCTCGGCTACGCGCTGATCAATACCGCCCTCCCGCGCTCGTTGTGGACCCGCGGCTCGGCGCTGGTCTCCGCGATGTGGGGAGTATCGACGTTGATCGGCCCGGTGGCGGGCGGGATCTTCGCCCAACTCGGGCTGTGGCGGTGGGGGCATACCGCAACCGGCATCGGGGCCGTGCTGGTGGTCGTGTTGGTGCGCAGAGTCATCCAGCCCGGGCACATCGTCCACAATCCGGTGACGCCAGCCCGCAAGGTGCCCATTTGGTCGCTGCTGCTGATGAGTTCGGCCGCATTGACCGTCAGCATTGCGGCCCTTCCGCACCATCTGGTGCAGAACCTGGGGTTGCTGCTCGCCGCCGTCCTGCTGGTCGTCGTCTTCGTCATCGTCGACGGGCGAACGTCAGTAGCGGTGTTGCCGCGCAGCGTATTCGGCCCAGGACCGGTCAAGTGGCTCTTCATCGTCATGTCGGTGGAGATGGCCGCCGCGATGGCCAACATCTATGTGCCGTTGTTCGGCCAGAAGTTGGCGGACCTGAGCCCGGTGGAGTCCGGGTTTCTCGGTGCGGCGCTGGCCACCGGGTGGACCGGCAGCGAGATCGTCAGCGCTTCACTGACCGACCGGCGCGTGATCCGGCGCCTCGTCGTGGCGGGTCCGTTGGTGATGGCAGCGGGCCTGGCGCTGGCGGCGGTGACGCAGCGCGCATACGCCCCGCTTGGGTTCGTCGCGCTGTGGGCGCTCGCGCTGCTGATCACCGGGGCCGGCATCGGGATCGCCTGGCCGCACCTGGTGGTGCGTGCGATGGATTCCGACGACCCTGAGCAGAGCAGTGCCGCGGCCGCGGCGATCAACACGGTCCAGCTGGTGTCTGCCGCATTCGGGGGCGGGCTGGCGGGTGTGGTGGTCAACCTCGCCGAGGCCGACGACGCCACGGCGGCCCGCGCGTTGTATCTCGTTTTCGCGGTGCTGGCGGCCAGCGGTGTCGTGGCGTCGTATCGCGCGGCCCGCGACGAGCGCTGA
- the uvrA gene encoding excinuclease ABC subunit UvrA has protein sequence MADRLIVKGAREHNLRGVDLDLPRDSLIVFTGLSGSGKSSLAFDTIFAEGQRRYVESLSAYARQFLGQMDKPDVDFIEGLSPAVSIDQKSTNRNPRSTVGTITEVYDYLRLLYARAGTPHCPICGERIARQTPQQIVDQVLAMEEGIRFLVLAPVVRTRKGEFADLFDKLNAQGYSRVRVDGVVHPLSDPPKLKKQEKHDIEVVVDRLTVKTAAKQRLTDSVETALNLADGIVVLEFPDDRDEHDHPREQRFSEKLACPNGHPLAVDDLEPRSFSFNSPYGACPECVGLGIRKEVDPDLVVPDPERTLAEGAVAPWSAGHTAEYFIRMMAGLGEELGFDVDTPWRKLPAKARKAILEGSDHQVHVRYRNRYGRTRSYYADFEGVLAFLQRKMEQTESEQMKERYEGFMRDIPCPVCEGTRLKPEILAVTLTGGSGGDRGPKSIAEVCELSISDCADFLNALTLGTREQAIAGQVLKEIQSRLGFLLDVGLEYLSLSRAAATLSGGEAQRIRLATQIGSGLVGVLYVLDEPSIGLHQRDNRRLIETLTRLRALGNTLIVVEHDEDTIAHADWIVDIGPGAGEHGGQIVHSGTYQELLRNEDSITGAYLSGRESIATPKHRRAVDRKRQLTVVGAREHNLRDIDVSFPLGVLTSVTGVSGSGKSTLVNDILAAVLANRLNGARQVPGRHTRVNGIDQLDKLVRVDQSPIGRTPRSNPATYTGVFDKIRTLFAATTEAKVRGYQPGRFSFNVKGGRCEACTGDGTIKIEMNFLPDVYVPCEVCQGARYNRETLEVHYKGKTISEVLDMSIEEAAEFFEPISGIHRYLRTLVDVGLGYVRLGQPAPTLSGGEAQRVKLASELQKRSTGRTIYILDEPTTGLHFDDIRKLLNVINGLVDKGNTVIVIEHNLDVIKTADWIVDMGPEGGAEGGTVVAQGTPEDVAAVPESYTGKFLAEVVGRSAPSAAKTPSSRRRKVSA, from the coding sequence GTGGCTGACCGCCTAATCGTCAAGGGTGCCCGTGAGCACAACCTGCGCGGTGTCGATCTCGACCTGCCGCGCGACTCGTTGATCGTCTTCACCGGGTTGTCCGGATCGGGCAAGTCGTCCCTGGCTTTCGACACCATCTTCGCCGAGGGCCAGCGCCGCTACGTCGAGTCGCTGTCGGCCTACGCGCGCCAATTCTTGGGGCAGATGGACAAGCCGGACGTCGACTTCATCGAGGGTTTGTCGCCGGCGGTGTCGATCGATCAGAAGTCGACGAACCGCAACCCCCGATCGACCGTCGGCACCATCACCGAGGTCTACGACTACCTGCGGTTGCTCTATGCACGCGCCGGCACCCCGCACTGCCCGATCTGCGGCGAGCGGATCGCCCGCCAGACCCCGCAACAAATCGTCGATCAGGTGCTGGCGATGGAGGAGGGCATCCGATTCCTGGTGCTGGCCCCGGTGGTCCGTACCCGCAAGGGCGAGTTCGCCGACCTCTTCGACAAGCTCAACGCGCAGGGCTACAGCCGGGTGCGGGTCGACGGTGTGGTGCACCCGCTGTCGGATCCGCCGAAGCTGAAAAAGCAGGAGAAGCACGACATCGAGGTGGTGGTGGACCGACTGACGGTCAAGACCGCCGCCAAGCAGCGCCTCACCGACTCGGTGGAAACCGCGCTGAACCTGGCCGACGGCATTGTGGTGCTGGAATTTCCCGACGACCGCGACGAGCACGACCACCCGCGCGAGCAACGCTTCTCCGAGAAGCTGGCCTGCCCCAACGGGCATCCGCTGGCCGTCGACGACCTGGAACCTCGTTCGTTCTCCTTCAACTCGCCCTACGGCGCCTGCCCCGAATGCGTGGGCCTGGGCATCCGCAAAGAGGTCGACCCCGACCTGGTGGTGCCCGACCCGGAGCGCACCCTGGCCGAGGGCGCGGTGGCGCCCTGGTCGGCCGGCCATACCGCGGAGTACTTCATCCGGATGATGGCCGGTCTCGGCGAGGAACTGGGATTCGACGTCGACACCCCGTGGCGCAAGCTGCCGGCCAAGGCCCGCAAGGCGATCCTCGAGGGTTCCGACCACCAGGTGCACGTGCGCTACCGCAACCGCTACGGCCGAACCCGTTCGTACTACGCCGATTTCGAAGGTGTGCTGGCGTTTCTGCAGCGCAAGATGGAACAGACCGAGTCCGAGCAGATGAAGGAGCGCTACGAGGGCTTCATGCGGGACATCCCGTGCCCGGTCTGCGAGGGGACGCGGCTCAAACCGGAGATTCTGGCGGTCACGCTGACGGGAGGCTCTGGGGGGGACCGCGGGCCCAAGTCCATCGCCGAGGTCTGCGAGCTGTCCATCTCCGACTGCGCCGACTTCCTCAACGCGCTTACCCTCGGTACGCGCGAGCAGGCGATCGCGGGGCAGGTGCTCAAGGAGATCCAGTCGCGGCTGGGCTTTCTGCTCGACGTCGGGCTGGAGTACCTGTCGCTGTCCCGCGCGGCCGCCACGCTGTCCGGCGGTGAGGCCCAACGCATTCGGCTGGCCACCCAGATCGGTTCCGGCCTGGTCGGTGTGCTGTACGTGCTCGACGAGCCGTCGATCGGGCTGCACCAGCGCGACAACCGGCGTCTCATCGAAACCCTCACGCGCCTAAGGGCTTTGGGTAACACGCTGATCGTCGTCGAGCATGACGAGGACACCATCGCGCATGCCGACTGGATCGTCGACATCGGGCCCGGCGCCGGCGAGCACGGCGGCCAGATCGTGCACAGCGGGACCTATCAGGAGCTGCTGAGAAACGAGGATTCGATCACCGGGGCGTACCTGTCGGGCCGGGAAAGCATTGCCACACCCAAACATCGGCGTGCCGTCGACCGCAAACGCCAGCTCACCGTCGTCGGCGCGCGCGAGCACAACCTGCGCGACATCGACGTGTCGTTCCCGCTCGGCGTGCTGACCTCGGTGACGGGCGTGTCCGGCTCGGGCAAGTCGACCTTGGTCAATGACATCCTGGCGGCCGTGCTGGCCAACCGGCTCAACGGCGCCCGGCAGGTACCGGGCCGACACACCCGGGTCAACGGAATAGACCAGCTGGACAAGCTCGTTCGCGTCGACCAGTCGCCGATCGGGCGCACGCCGCGCTCCAACCCGGCCACCTACACCGGCGTGTTCGACAAGATCCGGACGTTGTTCGCCGCGACCACCGAGGCGAAAGTCCGTGGCTACCAACCGGGCCGGTTCTCGTTCAACGTCAAGGGCGGCCGCTGCGAGGCATGCACCGGCGACGGCACGATCAAGATCGAGATGAACTTCCTGCCCGACGTCTATGTGCCGTGCGAGGTATGCCAGGGCGCCCGGTACAACCGGGAAACGCTGGAAGTGCACTACAAGGGCAAGACCATCTCCGAAGTGCTGGACATGTCGATCGAGGAAGCGGCGGAGTTCTTCGAGCCGATCAGCGGCATTCACCGCTACCTGCGCACGCTGGTCGACGTCGGCCTCGGCTACGTCCGGCTCGGACAGCCCGCGCCGACGCTGTCCGGGGGTGAGGCGCAGCGGGTCAAGCTGGCCTCCGAACTGCAAAAGCGCTCGACCGGGCGCACGATCTACATCCTCGACGAGCCGACCACCGGGTTGCATTTCGACGACATCCGCAAGCTACTCAACGTGATCAATGGCCTGGTGGACAAGGGCAATACGGTCATCGTGATCGAGCACAACCTGGACGTGATCAAGACGGCGGACTGGATCGTCGACATGGGGCCCGAGGGCGGCGCCGAAGGCGGAACGGTTGTCGCCCAGGGCACTCCGGAGGACGTCGCCGCGGTGCCCGAAAGCTACACCGGGAAGTTCCTCGCCGAGGTCGTCGGGCGCAGTGCCCCGTCGGCGGCCAAGACGCCGTCCAGCAGGCGGCGCAAAGTCAGCGCCTGA
- a CDS encoding universal stress protein, with product MSAYRTVVVGTDGSDSSLRAVERAAAIAGADAKLIVASAYLPQHQDGRAADVLKEESYKVSGTAPIYAILQDAKERAHKAGAKNVEERPIVGAPVDALVSLAEDVKADLLVVGNVGLSTIAGRLLGSVPANVSRRAKVDVLIVHTTS from the coding sequence ATGTCCGCTTATCGGACCGTGGTGGTCGGCACTGACGGCTCGGACTCATCGCTGCGTGCCGTCGAACGGGCGGCAGCCATCGCCGGGGCGGACGCCAAGCTGATCGTCGCGTCGGCGTATCTGCCTCAGCACCAGGACGGCCGGGCCGCCGACGTTCTGAAGGAGGAGAGCTACAAGGTCTCGGGCACCGCCCCGATCTACGCGATCTTGCAGGACGCCAAGGAGCGGGCGCACAAGGCCGGTGCGAAGAACGTCGAGGAGCGCCCGATCGTCGGTGCCCCCGTTGACGCCCTGGTCAGCCTGGCCGAAGACGTGAAGGCCGACCTGCTGGTCGTCGGTAACGTCGGCCTCAGCACGATCGCGGGCCGCTTGCTCGGCTCGGTACCGGCCAACGTGTCACGTCGGGCCAAGGTCGACGTTTTGATCGTGCACACCACGTCCTGA